One Ricinus communis isolate WT05 ecotype wild-type chromosome 2, ASM1957865v1, whole genome shotgun sequence DNA segment encodes these proteins:
- the LOC8282888 gene encoding probable serine/threonine-protein kinase PBL17 isoform X2: MKCNRSRFGLRSRRIMGICFSIENEQLSQQQPHLSSAKKGEDFDHSPSKLNKPDSIGAKSASSNQLVPKNVTDLRQSPGYGNVDIFTYEEMTLATKHFRPDYILGEGGFGVVYKGVIDASVRPGYETIVVAIKELNPDGLQGDREWLAEVNYLGQLSHPNLVKLIGYCCEDEHRLLVYEYMASGSLEKHLFRRVGCILTWSKRLKIALDAAKGLAFLHGAERSIIYRDFKTSNILLDSNFNAKLSDFGLAKDGPMGDQTHVSTRVMGTYGYAAPEYVMTGHLTARSDVYGFGVVLLELLLGRRALDKGRPSREHNLVEWARPLLNHNKKVLRILDPRMEGQYTVKTAMKVANLAYQCLSQNPKGRPLMSQVVELLEGVQTQDEDAFFQSNDTGVTLYEDPGLSPFTPHGKKDPTTRSNQSKGRSNSEPSVDHDLYPTSSPQRN; this comes from the exons ATGAAATGCAATAGATCGAGGTTTGGATTAAGGTCACGAAGGATAATGGGTATTTGTTTCAGTATCGAGAATGAGCAACTGTCTCAACAACAACCACATTTATCTTCTGCCAAAAAAG GAGAAGATTTTGACCACTCTCCAAGTAAACTAAACAAGCCAGACTCAATTGGGGCCAAAAGTGCAAGCAGCAATCAGTTGGTCCCCAAGAATGTCACTGACCTTCGCCAGAGTCCTGGATATGGTAATGTTGATATCTTTACATATGAAGAAATGACATTGGCCACGAAGCATTTCAGACCAGACTATATTCTGGGCGAGGGTGGATTTGGTGTTGTTTATAAGGGTGTCATTGATGCGAGCGTAAGGCCTGGCTATGAGACCATAGTCGTCGCCATTAAAGAGCTTAATCCTGATGGGTTACAAGGTGACAGAGAATGGCTG GCGGAAGTCAATTATCTAGGGCAACTTAGTCACCCAAATCTTGTGAAGCTAATTGGTTATTGCTGTGAAGATGAACACAGGCTATTGGTCTATGAGTACATGGCAAGTGGGAGCTTGGAGAAACATCTTTTTCGTA GAGTGGGTTGCATATTGACTTGGTCaaaaagattgaagattgctTTAGATGCAGCCAAGGGCCTTGCTTTTCTTCATGGTGCTGAAAGATCAATTATATACCGTGATTTTAAGACATCCAACATCCTACTGGATTCG AACTTCAACGCAAAGCTTTCAGATTTTGGGCTTGCAAAAGATGGACCAATGGGAGATCAGACACATGTATCAACACGGGTCATGGGTACTTATGGATATGCTGCACCTGAATATGTAATGACCG GGCACTTAACTGCCCGAAGTGATGTTTATGGTTTTGGAGTAGTGCTGCTTGAATTGCTACTTGGAAGGAGGGCATTGGATAAGGGCAGACCAAGCCGAGAACACAACTTGGTTGAGTGGGCACGACCACTTCTGAACCATAATAAGAAGGTTCTGAGGATATTAGACCCACGAATGGAAGGGCAGTACACGGTTAAAACGGCAATGAAAGTTGCCAATTTGGCATATCAATGCCTTAGccaaaatccaaaagggagaCCCCTGATGAGCCAGGTGGTTGAATTACTTGAAGGTGTTCAGACCCAGGATGAAGATGCATTTTTTCAAAGCAATGACACAGGAGTGACTCTTTATGAGGATCCGGGGCTTTCCCCATTTACTCCGCACGGGAAAAAGGATCCAACTACAAGGAGCAATCAATCGAAAGGAAGAAGCAATTCTGAGCCGTCGGTCGATCATGATCTTTATCCAACCTCAAGTCCACAGAGGAACTAA
- the LOC8282888 gene encoding probable serine/threonine-protein kinase PBL17 isoform X1: MKCNRSRFGLRSRRIMGICFSIENEQLSQQQPHLSSAKKAGEDFDHSPSKLNKPDSIGAKSASSNQLVPKNVTDLRQSPGYGNVDIFTYEEMTLATKHFRPDYILGEGGFGVVYKGVIDASVRPGYETIVVAIKELNPDGLQGDREWLAEVNYLGQLSHPNLVKLIGYCCEDEHRLLVYEYMASGSLEKHLFRRVGCILTWSKRLKIALDAAKGLAFLHGAERSIIYRDFKTSNILLDSNFNAKLSDFGLAKDGPMGDQTHVSTRVMGTYGYAAPEYVMTGHLTARSDVYGFGVVLLELLLGRRALDKGRPSREHNLVEWARPLLNHNKKVLRILDPRMEGQYTVKTAMKVANLAYQCLSQNPKGRPLMSQVVELLEGVQTQDEDAFFQSNDTGVTLYEDPGLSPFTPHGKKDPTTRSNQSKGRSNSEPSVDHDLYPTSSPQRN, encoded by the exons ATGAAATGCAATAGATCGAGGTTTGGATTAAGGTCACGAAGGATAATGGGTATTTGTTTCAGTATCGAGAATGAGCAACTGTCTCAACAACAACCACATTTATCTTCTGCCAAAAAAG CAGGAGAAGATTTTGACCACTCTCCAAGTAAACTAAACAAGCCAGACTCAATTGGGGCCAAAAGTGCAAGCAGCAATCAGTTGGTCCCCAAGAATGTCACTGACCTTCGCCAGAGTCCTGGATATGGTAATGTTGATATCTTTACATATGAAGAAATGACATTGGCCACGAAGCATTTCAGACCAGACTATATTCTGGGCGAGGGTGGATTTGGTGTTGTTTATAAGGGTGTCATTGATGCGAGCGTAAGGCCTGGCTATGAGACCATAGTCGTCGCCATTAAAGAGCTTAATCCTGATGGGTTACAAGGTGACAGAGAATGGCTG GCGGAAGTCAATTATCTAGGGCAACTTAGTCACCCAAATCTTGTGAAGCTAATTGGTTATTGCTGTGAAGATGAACACAGGCTATTGGTCTATGAGTACATGGCAAGTGGGAGCTTGGAGAAACATCTTTTTCGTA GAGTGGGTTGCATATTGACTTGGTCaaaaagattgaagattgctTTAGATGCAGCCAAGGGCCTTGCTTTTCTTCATGGTGCTGAAAGATCAATTATATACCGTGATTTTAAGACATCCAACATCCTACTGGATTCG AACTTCAACGCAAAGCTTTCAGATTTTGGGCTTGCAAAAGATGGACCAATGGGAGATCAGACACATGTATCAACACGGGTCATGGGTACTTATGGATATGCTGCACCTGAATATGTAATGACCG GGCACTTAACTGCCCGAAGTGATGTTTATGGTTTTGGAGTAGTGCTGCTTGAATTGCTACTTGGAAGGAGGGCATTGGATAAGGGCAGACCAAGCCGAGAACACAACTTGGTTGAGTGGGCACGACCACTTCTGAACCATAATAAGAAGGTTCTGAGGATATTAGACCCACGAATGGAAGGGCAGTACACGGTTAAAACGGCAATGAAAGTTGCCAATTTGGCATATCAATGCCTTAGccaaaatccaaaagggagaCCCCTGATGAGCCAGGTGGTTGAATTACTTGAAGGTGTTCAGACCCAGGATGAAGATGCATTTTTTCAAAGCAATGACACAGGAGTGACTCTTTATGAGGATCCGGGGCTTTCCCCATTTACTCCGCACGGGAAAAAGGATCCAACTACAAGGAGCAATCAATCGAAAGGAAGAAGCAATTCTGAGCCGTCGGTCGATCATGATCTTTATCCAACCTCAAGTCCACAGAGGAACTAA